Proteins encoded together in one Mycobacterium noviomagense window:
- a CDS encoding DUF4245 domain-containing protein, with protein sequence MTTQQPAPAPKPAKPRLLQDGRDMFWSIAPLAVACILLAGLVGMCSFAPSGTNTGPVPSYDAASALRADAQTLGFPIRLPRLPQGWQSNSGSRGGIENGRTDSTNGQRLNAATSTVGYISPTGMYLALTQSNADEDKLVRSIHSSMYPTGTVEVDGTRWIVYQGDSSEPVWTTRLGGAAGTQIAITGAGSTDQFRTLAAATQSQPPLPASR encoded by the coding sequence GTGACTACGCAGCAGCCTGCTCCGGCGCCCAAGCCGGCCAAGCCACGGCTGCTGCAGGATGGGCGCGACATGTTCTGGTCGATCGCCCCGTTGGCGGTGGCGTGCATCCTGTTGGCGGGCTTGGTCGGGATGTGTTCGTTTGCCCCCAGCGGCACGAACACCGGCCCCGTCCCGTCCTACGACGCGGCCAGCGCGCTTCGGGCCGACGCCCAGACACTCGGTTTCCCCATCCGGCTGCCGCGGTTGCCGCAGGGCTGGCAGTCCAACTCCGGCAGCCGCGGCGGAATCGAGAACGGGCGAACCGACTCCACCAACGGTCAGCGGCTCAACGCGGCCACCTCGACCGTCGGATACATCAGCCCGACCGGGATGTACCTTGCGCTGACCCAGAGCAACGCCGACGAGGACAAGCTGGTCCGCTCCATCCACTCGTCGATGTACCCCACCGGCACGGTCGAGGTCGACGGCACCCGCTGGATCGTCTACCAGGGTGACAGCTCGGAGCCGGTGTGGACCACGCGGTTGGGCGGCGCGGCCGGCACCCAGATCGCGATAACCGGCGCCGGAAGCACCGACCAATTCCGTACGCTAGCGGCGGCCACCCAATCCCAACCGCCGCTGCCGGCAAGCCGATAA
- the glpX gene encoding class II fructose-bisphosphatase: MSDRAATSSPEPGSSSRTRADDAATSSPEPGSSSRTVSGQPSRREAPDRNLALELVRVTEAGAMAAGRWVGRGDKEGGDGAAVDAMRELVNSVSMRGVVVIGEGEKDHAPMLYNGEEVGNGDGPECDFAVDPIDGTTLMSKGMPNAISVLAVAERGAMFDPSAVYYMNKIAVGPEAAHVLDITAPIADNIRAVAKAKDLSVRDMTVCILERPRHDQLIQDVRATGARIRLITDGDVAGAISACRPDSGTDMLAGIGGTPEGIIAAAAIRCMGGAIQAQLAPKDDAERQKAIDAGYDLDAVLTTEDLVAGENVFFCATGVTDGDLLKGVRYYPGGCTTQSIVMRSKSGTVRMIEAYHRLSKLNEYSAIDFTGDSNAQYPLP, encoded by the coding sequence ATGAGCGATCGCGCCGCTACCTCCTCGCCGGAACCCGGCTCGTCGTCGCGAACTCGCGCTGATGACGCCGCTACCTCCTCGCCGGAACCCGGCTCGTCGTCGCGAACGGTGAGCGGACAGCCTTCCCGTCGTGAAGCACCCGACCGCAACCTGGCCTTGGAACTGGTGCGGGTGACCGAAGCCGGCGCCATGGCCGCCGGCCGCTGGGTAGGTCGCGGTGACAAGGAAGGCGGCGACGGCGCGGCCGTCGACGCGATGCGTGAACTGGTGAACTCGGTGTCGATGCGCGGCGTGGTGGTCATCGGCGAGGGCGAGAAGGACCACGCGCCGATGCTCTACAACGGCGAAGAGGTCGGCAACGGCGACGGCCCGGAGTGCGACTTCGCCGTCGACCCGATCGACGGCACCACGTTGATGAGCAAGGGCATGCCCAACGCCATCTCGGTGCTGGCGGTGGCCGAGCGCGGCGCGATGTTCGACCCGTCGGCGGTGTATTACATGAACAAGATCGCTGTGGGGCCCGAGGCTGCGCACGTTCTCGACATCACCGCGCCGATCGCCGACAACATCCGCGCGGTCGCGAAGGCCAAGGACCTGTCGGTGCGCGACATGACGGTGTGCATCCTGGAGCGGCCGCGGCATGATCAGCTGATCCAGGATGTCCGCGCGACCGGGGCGCGCATCCGGTTGATCACCGACGGTGACGTGGCCGGCGCGATCTCGGCCTGCCGGCCCGACTCGGGCACCGACATGTTGGCCGGTATCGGCGGAACGCCGGAAGGCATCATCGCCGCGGCGGCGATCCGCTGCATGGGCGGTGCTATCCAGGCGCAACTCGCTCCCAAGGATGATGCCGAACGCCAGAAGGCCATCGACGCCGGCTACGACCTGGATGCGGTGTTGACGACCGAAGACTTGGTTGCCGGTGAAAACGTGTTCTTCTGCGCCACCGGCGTCACCGACGGCGATCTGCTCAAGGGTGTGCGCTACTACCCCGGCGGCTGCACCACCCAGTCCATCGTGATGCGCTCGAAGTCTGGCACCGTGCGCATGATCGAGGCCTACCACCGACTTTCGAAGCTCAACGAATACTCCGCGATTGACTTCACCGGCGACTCCAACGCGCAATATCCGCTGCCGTAA
- a CDS encoding class II fumarate hydratase: protein MADEYRIEHDTMGEVRVPAKALWRAQTQRAVENFPISGRGLERTQIRALGLLKGACAQVNKDLGLLAPEKADAIIAAAAEIADGRQDDQFPIDVFQTGSGTSSNMNTNEVIASIAAANGVTVHPNDDVNMSQSSNDTFPTATHIAATEAAVRHLIPALEVLHDALAAKAREWRTVVKSGRTHLMDAVPVTLGQEFSGYARQIEAGIERVRATLPRLGELAIGGTAVGTGLNAPDGFGAKVVEVLVKQTGLTELRTATNSFEAQAARDGLVEASGALRTIAVSLTKIANDIRWMGSGPLTGLAEIQLPDLQPGSSIMPGKVNPVIPEAVTQVAAQVIGNDAAIAWGGANGAFELNVYIPMMARNILESFELLTNVSRLFAERCISGLSANVERLRELAESSPSIVTPLNSAIGYEEAAAVAKEALKERKTVRQAVIDRGLIGDKLSIEELDRRLDVLAMTKVDEG, encoded by the coding sequence ATGGCCGACGAGTACCGCATCGAACACGACACCATGGGCGAAGTCCGGGTGCCGGCAAAAGCGTTGTGGCGCGCCCAGACTCAGCGTGCAGTGGAGAACTTTCCGATCTCTGGGCGGGGACTCGAGCGCACTCAGATCCGCGCCCTCGGTTTGCTCAAGGGCGCGTGCGCGCAGGTGAACAAGGACCTCGGGCTGCTGGCACCGGAGAAAGCCGACGCGATCATTGCTGCCGCGGCGGAGATTGCCGACGGTCGCCAGGACGACCAGTTCCCCATCGACGTCTTCCAGACCGGGTCGGGCACGAGCTCGAACATGAACACCAACGAGGTGATCGCGTCGATCGCTGCCGCCAACGGCGTTACGGTGCATCCCAACGACGACGTCAACATGTCGCAGTCGTCCAACGACACCTTCCCGACCGCAACCCACATCGCGGCCACCGAAGCTGCTGTCCGCCATCTCATCCCGGCACTGGAAGTGCTGCACGACGCACTGGCGGCCAAGGCCCGCGAGTGGCGCACCGTGGTGAAGTCGGGACGCACGCATTTGATGGACGCCGTGCCGGTGACGCTCGGCCAGGAGTTCTCCGGCTACGCGCGCCAGATCGAGGCCGGCATCGAACGGGTGAGGGCCACCCTGCCCCGGCTGGGTGAGCTGGCCATCGGCGGCACCGCTGTGGGCACCGGGCTCAACGCGCCCGACGGGTTCGGCGCCAAAGTTGTCGAAGTGCTCGTCAAGCAGACCGGATTGACCGAATTGCGCACCGCGACAAACTCTTTCGAGGCCCAAGCCGCCCGCGACGGCCTGGTCGAGGCCTCTGGTGCGCTGCGCACCATCGCGGTATCGCTGACCAAAATCGCCAACGACATCCGCTGGATGGGATCCGGGCCGCTGACCGGTTTGGCCGAAATCCAGCTGCCTGATCTGCAGCCGGGCAGCTCGATCATGCCTGGCAAGGTGAATCCCGTTATCCCGGAAGCGGTTACGCAAGTGGCCGCTCAGGTTATCGGCAACGACGCCGCGATCGCCTGGGGCGGCGCGAACGGCGCCTTCGAACTGAACGTCTACATCCCGATGATGGCCCGCAACATACTCGAATCGTTCGAGCTGTTGACCAATGTGTCCCGGCTGTTCGCCGAGCGGTGCATCAGCGGGCTGTCGGCCAACGTCGAGCGGCTGCGGGAACTCGCCGAGTCGTCGCCGTCGATCGTCACGCCGCTCAATTCGGCAATCGGCTACGAGGAAGCCGCCGCGGTGGCAAAGGAAGCGCTCAAAGAACGAAAGACCGTCCGGCAGGCTGTGATCGACCGCGGCCTGATCGGCGACAAGCTGTCGATCGAGGAACTGGACCGCCGCCTGGACGTGTTGGCGATGACCAAGGTGGACGAGGGCTAG
- a CDS encoding polysaccharide deacetylase family protein, whose translation MPKRPDSQAWRYWRTVLGLLAAATVLVIGALTGHVKRAHADDVDCSRVKCVALTFDDGPTPYTDRLLQVLKDNNAKATFFLIGNKVAANPAGAKRIADAGMEIGNHTWEHPNMTTIPAADILPQLAKAKDAITAATGHAPTLYRPAGGLSNAAVRQAAGQLGQAEILWDVIPFDWINDSNTAATRQVLMTQIKPGSVVLFHDTYSSTVDLVYQFIPVLKANGYHPVTVSQLLGPRSPGSSYGGRENGPPANDLHDIPASEIPTLPNTPSPKPMPNFPITDIPGQNSGGPNNGA comes from the coding sequence GTGCCGAAACGACCCGACAGCCAGGCCTGGCGATACTGGCGAACCGTTCTCGGTTTGCTTGCTGCCGCGACGGTGCTGGTGATCGGTGCGCTGACCGGTCATGTGAAACGGGCCCACGCCGACGATGTCGATTGTTCGCGGGTCAAGTGCGTGGCGCTGACTTTCGACGACGGGCCGACGCCCTACACCGACCGGCTGTTGCAGGTGCTCAAGGACAACAACGCTAAGGCGACATTCTTCTTGATCGGCAACAAGGTGGCGGCCAACCCCGCGGGCGCCAAACGCATCGCGGACGCCGGGATGGAAATCGGCAACCACACGTGGGAACACCCCAACATGACGACCATCCCGGCCGCGGACATCCTGCCGCAATTGGCGAAGGCCAAAGATGCGATCACTGCCGCCACCGGCCACGCGCCGACGCTGTACCGGCCCGCGGGAGGCTTGTCCAACGCCGCGGTGCGCCAAGCCGCCGGTCAGCTTGGGCAGGCCGAGATCCTCTGGGACGTCATCCCGTTCGACTGGATCAACGACTCCAACACCGCCGCCACCCGTCAGGTGCTCATGACGCAGATCAAGCCCGGCTCGGTGGTGTTGTTCCACGACACCTACTCCAGCACCGTCGATCTGGTGTACCAATTCATTCCGGTGTTGAAAGCCAACGGCTATCACCCGGTGACAGTCAGCCAATTGCTCGGACCGCGAAGTCCCGGCAGCAGTTATGGCGGTCGCGAGAACGGGCCACCGGCCAACGACCTGCACGACATCCCGGCCAGCGAGATTCCGACACTGCCCAACACGCCGTCGCCCAAGCCGATGCCCAACTTCCCGATCACCGACATCCCGGGCCAGAATTCGGGTGGGCCCAACAACGGCGCCTAG
- a CDS encoding PhoH family protein, whose amino-acid sequence MRTYVLDTSVLLSDPWACTRFAEHHVVVPLVVISELEAKRYHHELGWFARQALRLFDDLRLEHGRLDQPIPVGTQGGTLHVELNHSDPAVLPAGFRTECNDSRILSCAANLAAEGKRVTLVSKDIPLRVKAGAVGLAADEYHAQDVITSGWTGMAEIETAVEDIDALFAEGEIDLTDARDLPCHTGVRLLGGSSHALGRVNAHKRVQLVRGDREVFGLRGRSAEQRVALDLLLDESVGIVSLGGKAGTGKSALALCAGLEAVLERRTQRKVVVFRPLYAVGGQDLGYLPGSESEKMGPWAQAVFDTLEGLASPAVLDEVLSRGMLEVLPLTHIRGRSLHDSFVIVDEAQSLERNVLLTVLSRLGAGSRVVLTHDVAQRDNLRVGRHDGVAAVIEKLKGHPLFAHITLVRSERSPIAALVTEMLEEIAGPR is encoded by the coding sequence ATTCGGACGTACGTGCTCGACACTTCCGTGCTGCTGTCCGACCCGTGGGCGTGTACCCGCTTCGCCGAACACCACGTCGTGGTGCCTTTGGTTGTGATCAGCGAACTGGAGGCCAAACGCTACCACCACGAGCTGGGTTGGTTCGCCCGCCAGGCATTGCGCTTGTTCGACGACCTTCGGCTGGAGCACGGACGACTGGATCAGCCTATTCCCGTTGGGACACAAGGCGGTACCTTGCATGTCGAGCTCAATCACAGTGATCCGGCGGTATTGCCCGCGGGATTCCGCACCGAGTGCAACGACTCGCGGATCTTGAGTTGCGCAGCCAACCTCGCTGCCGAGGGCAAGCGGGTTACGTTGGTTAGCAAGGACATTCCGCTGCGAGTCAAGGCCGGCGCAGTGGGCCTGGCCGCCGACGAGTATCACGCCCAAGACGTCATCACCTCCGGATGGACCGGCATGGCCGAGATCGAGACGGCCGTCGAAGATATCGACGCATTGTTCGCCGAGGGTGAGATCGACCTGACGGATGCCCGAGACCTGCCCTGCCACACCGGGGTTCGGCTGCTCGGCGGCAGCTCGCATGCGCTTGGCCGCGTCAACGCGCACAAGCGTGTCCAGCTTGTCCGCGGCGACCGGGAGGTGTTCGGCCTGCGTGGCCGATCCGCCGAGCAACGGGTGGCGCTCGACTTGCTGCTCGACGAGTCGGTGGGCATCGTGTCGCTGGGCGGTAAAGCCGGCACCGGCAAGTCGGCGCTGGCGCTGTGCGCAGGACTGGAAGCGGTGTTGGAGCGCCGGACTCAGCGCAAGGTGGTGGTGTTCCGCCCGTTGTATGCAGTTGGCGGGCAAGACCTGGGTTATTTGCCGGGCAGCGAGAGCGAGAAGATGGGCCCGTGGGCGCAGGCGGTGTTCGACACCCTCGAGGGGCTGGCCAGCCCGGCGGTGCTGGACGAGGTGCTGTCGCGCGGCATGCTCGAAGTTTTGCCGCTCACCCATATCCGGGGGCGCTCGCTGCACGACTCGTTTGTGATCGTCGACGAGGCGCAATCCCTGGAGCGCAACGTGCTACTGACGGTGCTGTCGCGGCTGGGCGCGGGCTCGCGAGTGGTGTTGACCCACGACGTGGCCCAGCGCGACAACCTGCGAGTCGGTCGCCACGACGGGGTGGCGGCAGTGATCGAGAAGCTCAAGGGGCACCCGTTGTTCGCGCACATCACCCTGGTGCGCAGTGAGCGGTCGCCGATTGCCGCGCTGGTCACCGAGATGCTGGAGGAAATCGCCGGGCCTCGTTGA
- a CDS encoding acyl-ACP desaturase has translation MAVKPVANALTQELEPVVERLMDHHLNTEELWFAHEYVPFERGENFALLGGRDWDPSQASLPRVITDACEILLITKDNMAGRHRELVEHFILEEWWGRWLGRWTAEEQLHAIALREYLVVTREVDPTANEQVRVHHVMKGYRADHYSQVETLVYMALAERAQAVFCRNVAALVEEPILAGLMTRIAKDEERHEEFFAKLVAHCLTYTRDETVAAIAARAAELDVVGGDIDAYQDKVQNIAQAGIFGDSHLRQVISDRITEWGLADEPKLQEFVLT, from the coding sequence ATGGCAGTGAAACCCGTTGCTAATGCACTGACCCAGGAACTCGAGCCGGTGGTGGAGCGGCTCATGGACCACCACCTGAACACCGAGGAGCTCTGGTTCGCACACGAGTACGTGCCATTTGAGCGGGGCGAGAACTTCGCGCTTCTGGGCGGACGTGATTGGGACCCCTCGCAAGCGAGCCTGCCCCGGGTGATCACCGACGCCTGCGAGATCCTGCTGATCACCAAAGACAACATGGCCGGGCGTCACCGCGAGCTCGTCGAGCACTTCATCCTCGAGGAGTGGTGGGGCCGGTGGCTGGGCCGGTGGACCGCCGAGGAGCAACTGCACGCCATCGCGTTGCGCGAGTACCTCGTGGTCACACGCGAAGTCGACCCGACCGCCAACGAGCAGGTCCGCGTCCACCACGTGATGAAGGGCTACCGCGCCGACCACTACAGCCAAGTCGAAACCCTGGTCTACATGGCGTTGGCCGAACGTGCCCAGGCGGTGTTCTGCCGCAACGTGGCGGCGCTCGTTGAGGAGCCGATCCTTGCCGGTCTCATGACCCGGATCGCCAAAGACGAAGAGCGGCACGAGGAGTTCTTCGCCAAGCTGGTGGCGCACTGCCTGACCTACACCCGCGACGAGACGGTGGCCGCGATTGCCGCCCGGGCAGCTGAGCTCGACGTCGTCGGCGGAGACATCGACGCCTACCAGGACAAGGTGCAAAACATCGCGCAGGCCGGTATTTTCGGCGACTCCCACCTGCGGCAGGTGATCTCCGACCGCATCACCGAGTGGGGTCTGGCCGACGAGCCCAAGCTGCAGGAGTTCGTCCTCACGTAG
- the glyA gene encoding serine hydroxymethyltransferase, with amino-acid sequence MSAPLAEVDPEIAGLLGKELGRQRDTLEMIASENFAPRSVLQAQGSVLTNKYAEGLPGRRYYGGCEYVDVVENIARDRAKALFGADFANVQPHSGAQANAAILHALMTPGERLLGLDLANGGHLTHGMRLNFSGKLYDAGFYGVDPVTHLVDMDAVRAKACEFRPKVIIAGWSAYPRILDFAGFRSIADEVEATLWVDMAHFAGMVAAGLHPSPIPHAPVVSTTVHKTLGGARSGMILGKQEYAKAINSAVFPGQQGGPLMHVIAAKAVALKIAGTPEFAERQQRTLSGARIIAERLLAADVAKSGVSVVSGGTDVHLVLVDLRNSPLDGKAAEDLLHDVGITVNRNAVPNDPRPPMVTSGLRVGTSALATRGFGDAEFTEVADIIGTALAAGESADVPALRKRVTRLTREFPLYEGLEDWKLV; translated from the coding sequence ATGTCGGCCCCGCTCGCTGAGGTCGACCCCGAGATCGCCGGCCTGCTGGGCAAAGAACTCGGCCGCCAACGCGACACGCTGGAGATGATCGCCTCCGAGAACTTCGCGCCGCGCTCGGTGCTGCAGGCCCAGGGCAGCGTGCTGACCAACAAATACGCCGAAGGCCTGCCGGGCCGGCGCTACTACGGCGGCTGCGAGTACGTCGACGTCGTGGAGAACATCGCCCGCGACCGGGCCAAGGCGTTGTTCGGCGCCGACTTCGCCAACGTGCAACCGCATTCCGGCGCCCAGGCCAACGCGGCGATCCTGCACGCGCTGATGACACCGGGCGAGCGGCTCCTGGGGCTCGACCTTGCCAACGGCGGTCACCTGACCCACGGCATGCGGCTGAACTTCTCCGGCAAGCTCTACGACGCCGGCTTCTACGGCGTCGACCCGGTGACGCATCTGGTCGACATGGACGCCGTGCGCGCCAAGGCCTGCGAGTTCCGGCCCAAGGTGATCATCGCCGGCTGGTCGGCCTACCCGCGGATTCTTGATTTCGCCGGCTTCCGGTCGATCGCCGACGAGGTCGAGGCCACCCTGTGGGTCGACATGGCCCACTTCGCAGGCATGGTCGCCGCGGGACTGCACCCGTCTCCGATACCGCACGCGCCGGTGGTCTCCACGACCGTGCACAAGACGCTCGGCGGCGCACGCTCGGGCATGATCCTGGGCAAACAGGAATACGCCAAGGCCATCAACTCCGCGGTGTTCCCCGGTCAGCAGGGCGGACCGTTGATGCACGTCATCGCCGCCAAGGCGGTCGCGCTCAAGATCGCGGGCACCCCCGAGTTCGCCGAGCGCCAGCAACGCACGCTGTCGGGCGCGCGGATCATCGCGGAGCGGCTGTTGGCCGCCGACGTCGCCAAGTCCGGGGTGTCGGTGGTCAGCGGCGGCACCGACGTCCACTTGGTGCTGGTCGACCTGCGCAACTCTCCGCTGGACGGCAAAGCGGCCGAGGACCTGCTGCATGACGTCGGGATCACCGTCAACCGCAACGCCGTCCCGAATGACCCGCGCCCGCCGATGGTGACCTCGGGGCTGCGAGTCGGGACGTCCGCGCTGGCCACCCGTGGTTTCGGGGACGCCGAGTTCACCGAGGTCGCCGACATCATCGGGACCGCGCTGGCCGCCGGCGAGTCGGCCGACGTGCCGGCACTGCGCAAGCGAGTCACCCGCTTGACCCGGGAGTTCCCGCTCTACGAGGGCTTGGAGGACTGGAAGCTGGTCTGA
- a CDS encoding glycine hydroxymethyltransferase yields the protein MAADSTGTATSAPPLGAEYADTASAAYRAALDVIESVEPRIAAATRKELADQRDSLKLIASENYASPAVLLTMGSWLSDKYAEGTIGHRFYAGCQNVDTVESVAAEHARELFGAPYAYVQPHSGIDANLVAYWAILATRVEAPSLAEAGVKHVNNLSEEDWETLRHKLGSQRLLGMSLDAGGHLTHGFRPNISGKMFHQRSYGTDPQTGLLDYGAVAAAAREFKPLILVAGYSAYPRRINFATMREIADEVGATLMVDMAHFAGLVAGKVFTGDEDPVPHAHVTTTTTHKSLRGPRGGLILAQPEYADAVDKGCPMVLGGPLPHVMAAKAVALAEARQPAFATYAQRVADNAQALADGFVRRGARLVTGGTDNHIVLLDVTSFGLTGRQAESALLNAGVVTNRNSIPADPNGAWYTSGIRFGTPALTTRGFGAADFDRVAELVVDVLTNTAPVGTSKAKYTLADGTADRVRAAAAELLAANPLYPGLTL from the coding sequence ATGGCAGCTGACTCGACTGGAACCGCCACCTCAGCCCCACCTCTTGGCGCCGAATACGCCGATACCGCCAGCGCCGCCTACCGCGCCGCACTGGACGTCATCGAATCCGTCGAACCTCGTATTGCCGCTGCGACACGTAAAGAGCTTGCTGATCAACGTGATTCGCTCAAGTTGATCGCCAGCGAGAACTATGCGTCGCCCGCGGTGCTGCTCACCATGGGCAGTTGGCTGTCTGACAAATACGCCGAAGGGACCATCGGCCACCGCTTCTACGCCGGATGCCAAAACGTCGACACCGTCGAGAGTGTGGCCGCCGAGCACGCCCGCGAGTTGTTCGGCGCGCCGTATGCCTACGTCCAGCCTCACTCGGGCATCGACGCCAATCTCGTTGCCTACTGGGCGATCCTGGCCACTCGCGTTGAGGCACCCAGCTTGGCCGAGGCCGGCGTCAAGCATGTCAACAACCTCTCGGAGGAAGACTGGGAAACGTTGCGGCACAAGCTCGGCAGCCAGCGGCTGCTGGGCATGTCGCTGGACGCCGGCGGCCACCTCACCCACGGTTTCCGGCCGAACATCTCCGGCAAGATGTTTCACCAGCGCAGCTACGGTACCGACCCGCAGACCGGGCTGCTCGACTACGGCGCGGTCGCCGCAGCCGCGCGCGAATTCAAGCCGCTGATCCTGGTCGCCGGATACTCCGCTTACCCGCGGAGGATCAACTTCGCCACGATGCGCGAAATCGCCGACGAGGTGGGCGCCACCCTGATGGTGGACATGGCCCACTTCGCCGGGCTGGTGGCCGGCAAGGTGTTCACGGGCGACGAGGATCCGGTGCCGCACGCCCACGTCACCACCACCACGACGCATAAGTCGTTGCGCGGACCCCGCGGGGGGCTGATCCTGGCGCAACCGGAGTACGCCGACGCCGTCGACAAGGGCTGCCCGATGGTGCTGGGCGGCCCGCTGCCGCACGTGATGGCCGCCAAGGCGGTGGCGTTGGCCGAGGCCCGCCAGCCCGCGTTTGCGACCTACGCCCAGCGCGTCGCCGACAACGCTCAGGCGCTGGCCGACGGATTCGTGCGACGCGGCGCGCGGCTGGTCACCGGCGGCACCGACAACCACATCGTGCTCCTTGACGTCACCTCGTTCGGGCTAACCGGCCGACAGGCCGAATCCGCTTTGCTGAACGCCGGCGTCGTCACCAACCGCAACTCCATACCCGCCGACCCCAACGGCGCCTGGTACACCAGCGGCATTCGGTTCGGCACTCCGGCGCTGACCACCCGCGGCTTCGGCGCCGCCGACTTCGACCGGGTCGCCGAGCTCGTAGTCGACGTGCTGACCAACACCGCGCCGGTGGGCACCTCGAAGGCGAAGTACACGCTGGCCGACGGCACCGCCGACCGGGTGCGCGCCGCGGCCGCCGAGCTGCTGGCCGCAAACCCGCTCTACCCGGGCCTGACGCTGTAG
- a CDS encoding DUF885 domain-containing protein — translation MEPAALIREYLLLGLRFDRVEPGYVDAFTGDPGLRRAARDEPTPDPRELARQAQRLLALLRDAQRIKGFDHARADYLRAHLRALACAGRKFAGERVGFVDEVHDYFDVHIGKGDVDSYRQAHARLDEVLGGAGPLAERMAAHRAAEEIPPQRLADCIGAFSSALRDRVRAEYPLADTETVDYEVVSDKPWSGFNYYLGNYRSKVAVNADIKQLMSNLPRLVAHESYPGHHTEHCRKEAGLVKREGHAEHTIFLVNTPQCLMAEGLADLALYVAIGPGWGRWAADIYADLGLRFDGERAEAVAEASAPLMSVRQDAALMLHDEHRDADDVTDYLRRWLLVPEKRARQMLRFLCSPLWRAYTSTYVEGYRLLRAWLDDRPPGVSLQERFRRLLDEPLVPSSLRAE, via the coding sequence ATGGAGCCTGCCGCGCTGATCCGCGAGTACCTGCTGCTGGGTTTGCGCTTCGACCGCGTCGAGCCCGGCTACGTCGACGCCTTCACCGGTGATCCGGGGCTGCGCCGGGCGGCGCGAGACGAGCCGACGCCCGATCCCCGCGAGTTGGCCCGCCAAGCCCAACGGTTGCTCGCGCTTCTGCGGGATGCCCAGCGAATCAAGGGATTTGACCACGCTCGCGCCGACTACCTGCGGGCCCACTTGCGCGCCCTGGCGTGCGCGGGACGCAAGTTCGCCGGAGAGCGGGTCGGGTTCGTCGACGAGGTACACGACTACTTCGACGTCCACATCGGCAAGGGCGACGTGGACAGCTATCGGCAGGCTCACGCCCGGCTCGACGAGGTGCTCGGCGGGGCCGGCCCGCTGGCCGAGAGGATGGCAGCTCATCGCGCTGCCGAGGAGATCCCGCCACAGCGGCTGGCCGACTGTATCGGTGCGTTCTCCAGCGCGCTGCGGGACCGGGTTCGCGCCGAGTATCCGCTGGCGGACACCGAAACCGTCGACTACGAGGTGGTCAGCGACAAACCGTGGTCAGGGTTCAACTACTACCTGGGCAACTACCGCTCGAAAGTCGCTGTCAACGCCGACATCAAACAGTTGATGTCCAACCTGCCGCGGCTGGTGGCCCACGAGTCCTACCCGGGGCATCACACCGAGCATTGCCGCAAGGAAGCCGGGCTTGTCAAGCGCGAAGGCCACGCTGAGCACACCATTTTTCTGGTCAACACCCCGCAGTGCCTGATGGCCGAGGGCCTGGCCGACTTGGCGCTGTATGTGGCGATCGGCCCGGGCTGGGGCCGCTGGGCGGCAGACATCTACGCCGATCTGGGGCTGCGTTTCGACGGCGAGCGCGCCGAAGCCGTCGCGGAGGCTTCCGCGCCGCTGATGAGCGTGCGCCAGGACGCTGCGCTGATGTTGCACGACGAACACCGGGACGCCGACGACGTGACGGACTATCTGCGGCGCTGGCTGCTGGTGCCGGAGAAGCGGGCCCGGCAAATGCTGCGGTTTTTGTGCTCGCCGCTGTGGCGGGCCTACACCAGCACTTATGTCGAGGGTTATCGGCTGCTACGAGCCTGGCTCGATGACCGGCCACCCGGCGTCAGCCTGCAAGAGCGGTTCCGCCGGCTCCTCGACGAGCCGCTCGTCCCGTCGTCGTTGCGAGCAGAGTAG